The following proteins are encoded in a genomic region of Methylibium petroleiphilum PM1:
- a CDS encoding FAD-dependent oxidoreductase, whose translation MSAARRALLAAGGALATWPWLAGCERAPVEVAGGWVGADAGRGHALRDGRLPRADADGTRRCSVAIVGAGVAGLAAARSLRHAGIDDFRVFELEDAAGGNARAHAMGGMRCPLGAHYLPLPGPEAREVIELLHELGVARSEAGRTIYDERHLCHAPQERMFVPSAQVDAIAPGRWHEGLLPLDGAGVGTLAQMQRFAAEVGTLQRTLSFAMPTLRSRWSTGLAALDAVSFAAWLNEQGYDDARLLAYLDYGCRDDYGAGLGLVSAWAGIHYFASRHGFHVPGEDAAEPADAVLTWPEGNAWLTERLARGLDERLQTAAVLTRITPSRHEVALEVWNARAARPERWLARRVVVCVPLFVASRLIDARPAALADVVPRLTYAPWLVSNLQLHAPLIDRPGPPPAWDNVIAGSPALGYVDAMHQSLRPVPGPTVLTHYWALGGQSRAELKAQRARLLTAPWTAWRDAVLADLLPAHPDLPQRLARVDSMRYGHAMIVPTPGLRGDAALAALGTAQGRLHFAHADLSASSVFEEAYTRGTLAGQAVAQALGGTETSRRPT comes from the coding sequence GTGAGTGCCGCACGCCGTGCGCTGCTGGCGGCCGGCGGCGCGCTGGCCACCTGGCCGTGGCTGGCCGGTTGCGAGCGCGCGCCGGTCGAGGTGGCGGGCGGTTGGGTGGGCGCCGATGCGGGGCGGGGGCACGCACTGCGCGACGGCCGCCTGCCGCGCGCCGATGCCGACGGCACGCGGCGCTGCAGCGTCGCCATCGTCGGTGCCGGGGTGGCCGGGCTGGCGGCGGCGCGGTCGCTGCGTCACGCCGGCATCGACGACTTCCGCGTGTTCGAACTGGAAGACGCGGCCGGCGGCAATGCGCGCGCGCACGCCATGGGCGGCATGCGCTGTCCGCTCGGCGCGCACTACCTGCCGTTGCCCGGCCCTGAGGCACGCGAGGTCATCGAACTGCTGCACGAACTGGGCGTGGCGCGCAGCGAGGCCGGCCGCACGATCTACGACGAACGCCATCTCTGCCATGCGCCGCAGGAGCGGATGTTCGTGCCGTCCGCCCAGGTCGATGCCATCGCGCCCGGCCGCTGGCACGAAGGCCTGCTGCCGCTGGACGGCGCCGGGGTCGGCACGCTGGCGCAGATGCAGCGCTTTGCCGCCGAGGTGGGGACACTGCAGCGCACGCTGAGCTTCGCGATGCCCACGCTGCGCAGCCGCTGGAGCACGGGCCTGGCGGCCCTCGATGCGGTCAGCTTCGCCGCCTGGCTGAACGAGCAGGGCTACGACGACGCGCGTCTGCTCGCCTATCTGGACTACGGTTGCCGAGACGACTACGGCGCCGGTCTCGGTCTCGTGTCGGCCTGGGCCGGGATTCATTACTTCGCGAGCCGCCACGGCTTCCATGTCCCTGGCGAAGACGCCGCCGAGCCCGCCGACGCGGTGCTGACCTGGCCCGAAGGCAATGCGTGGCTGACCGAAAGGCTGGCACGCGGACTCGACGAGCGCCTGCAGACCGCCGCGGTGCTGACCCGCATCACGCCGTCGCGTCACGAGGTGGCGCTCGAGGTCTGGAATGCGCGGGCGGCGCGGCCGGAGCGCTGGCTGGCGCGGCGGGTCGTCGTCTGCGTGCCGCTGTTCGTCGCGTCGCGGCTGATCGATGCGCGGCCGGCGGCGCTGGCCGACGTGGTGCCGCGGCTCACCTATGCGCCCTGGCTGGTCAGCAACCTGCAACTGCATGCGCCGCTGATCGACCGCCCCGGTCCGCCGCCGGCCTGGGACAACGTGATCGCCGGCAGCCCGGCGCTGGGCTATGTCGATGCGATGCACCAGAGCTTGCGCCCGGTGCCCGGCCCGACGGTGCTGACGCACTACTGGGCGCTCGGCGGGCAATCGCGCGCCGAACTGAAGGCGCAGCGGGCCCGTCTGCTGACGGCGCCGTGGACTGCCTGGCGCGACGCGGTGCTGGCCGACCTGCTGCCGGCGCACCCCGACCTGCCGCAGCGGCTGGCGCGGGTCGACTCGATGCGCTACGGTCACGCGATGATCGTGCCGACCCCCGGGCTGCGCGGCGACGCGGCGCTGGCCGCGCTGGGCACGGCGCAGGGGCGGCTGCATTTCGCCCACGCCGACCTGTCGGCCAGCTCGGTATTCGAGGAGGCCTACACGCGCGGCACACTGGCGGGCCAGGCGGTCGCGCAGGCCCTGGGCGGCACCGAGACTTCGAGGAGACCGACATGA
- a CDS encoding tartrate dehydrogenase, which produces MKPHRIAVIPGDGIGQEVMPEGLRVLEAAAQRFELPLQFDHFDWACAAYWQRTGQMLPDDWFATLSGYDAIYFGAVGWPAVVPDHVSLWGSLLKFRREFDQYVNLRPVRLFDGVPCPLVDRDGRPRKPGDIDFFVVRENTEGEYTHLGGRLFEGTEREIVIQESVFSRHGTDRVMKFAFELAQSRPRKHLTVATKSNGIAISMPWWDERADAMAQGYPEVTVDKQHIDILSARFVLQPTRFDVVVASNLFGDILSDLGPACTGTIGLAPSANLNPQRHFPSLFEPVHGSAPDIFGRAIANPVAMIWSGALMLDFLGGAIGADTARHLQAHDAIVAAIERVLVTGPRTPDLGGHASTTVMGRAIAEQVAAGAP; this is translated from the coding sequence ATGAAGCCCCATCGCATTGCGGTGATTCCCGGCGACGGCATCGGGCAGGAGGTGATGCCGGAGGGCCTGCGCGTGCTGGAGGCCGCGGCGCAGCGCTTCGAACTGCCGCTGCAGTTCGATCATTTCGACTGGGCCTGCGCCGCCTACTGGCAGCGCACCGGGCAGATGCTGCCCGACGACTGGTTCGCGACGCTGAGCGGCTACGACGCCATCTACTTCGGCGCGGTCGGCTGGCCGGCGGTGGTGCCCGACCACGTGTCGCTGTGGGGCTCGCTGCTCAAGTTCCGCCGCGAGTTCGACCAGTACGTCAACCTGCGCCCGGTGCGGCTGTTCGACGGCGTGCCGTGTCCGCTGGTCGACCGCGACGGCCGGCCGCGCAAGCCCGGCGACATCGACTTCTTCGTGGTGCGCGAGAACACCGAGGGCGAGTACACCCATCTCGGCGGGCGCCTCTTCGAAGGCACCGAGCGCGAGATCGTGATCCAGGAGTCGGTGTTCTCGCGCCACGGCACCGACCGGGTGATGAAGTTCGCCTTCGAGCTGGCGCAGTCGCGGCCGCGCAAGCACCTCACCGTCGCCACCAAGTCCAACGGCATCGCCATCAGCATGCCGTGGTGGGACGAACGCGCCGACGCGATGGCGCAGGGCTACCCCGAGGTCACGGTCGACAAGCAGCACATCGACATCCTCAGCGCGCGCTTCGTGCTGCAGCCGACTCGCTTCGACGTCGTGGTCGCCAGCAACCTGTTCGGCGACATCCTCAGCGACCTGGGCCCGGCCTGCACCGGCACCATCGGCCTGGCGCCCTCGGCGAACCTGAATCCGCAGCGCCATTTCCCCTCGTTGTTCGAGCCGGTGCACGGCTCGGCGCCCGACATCTTCGGTCGCGCGATCGCGAACCCGGTGGCGATGATCTGGTCGGGCGCGCTGATGCTCGACTTCCTCGGCGGCGCGATCGGTGCGGACACCGCACGCCATCTGCAGGCCCACGACGCCATCGTGGCGGCGATCGAGCGGGTGCTGGTGACCGGGCCGCGCACGCCCGACCTGGGTGGCCACGCCTCGACGACCGTGATGGGGCGCGCGATCGCCGAGCAGGTGGCGGCCGGCGCGCCTTAG
- a CDS encoding DUF4178 domain-containing protein, with protein MATDPSPQRAYRAACPNCGAAVEFRSAASALAVCSYCRSTLLREGDALRRIGQSAELFDDHSPLQLGTAGRWQGAAFTLVGRLQVRYAGGSWNEWHALFDSADPTDAAPRSGWLSEDNGGYVFGFEAPAPPEALPPPEALRVGAQQVLGRESWSVASVTTARLGAAEGELPFVPMLERAYVVAELRNARGEVASIDYGPASEGRPPRWYVGRGLQLAELTLSGLREDGSTRDLKGRTLACPSCGASVAVQLDSTQSIVCAQCHAVVDLGAPGAQGAGADLKHYAQDTPGATGGEPLIALGRSGTLTLGAGGPLPWQVVGYVERCTLPEAGDDEQSFWREYLLYNRQAGFAFLVDAEDGWSWVRPLTGAPQVSGATARWQGDSYRELYRYSGQITYVLGEFYWRLARGERTRNTDYRGPGGKQLNREQTGEGGDAEVTWSAGAALDADVLFKAFKLDDGQRAALQRDAKPVSTKGFGGMAGLFLFLLFVVVVFSMVRCGRDDCSELRRTYGEASNEYQSCARNSGSGVRSSGGSYGGFSTGGGGHK; from the coding sequence TTGGCCACCGATCCCTCGCCCCAGCGCGCCTACCGCGCCGCCTGCCCCAACTGCGGCGCGGCGGTCGAGTTCCGTTCGGCCGCGTCGGCGCTGGCCGTCTGCAGCTACTGCCGCAGCACGCTGCTGCGCGAGGGCGACGCGCTGCGGCGCATCGGCCAGAGTGCCGAGCTGTTCGACGACCACAGCCCGTTGCAGCTCGGCACCGCCGGGCGCTGGCAGGGCGCGGCGTTCACGCTGGTCGGCCGGCTGCAGGTGCGCTACGCGGGCGGCAGCTGGAACGAATGGCATGCGCTGTTCGACAGCGCCGACCCGACCGACGCCGCGCCGCGCTCCGGCTGGCTCAGCGAGGACAACGGGGGCTACGTCTTCGGCTTCGAGGCGCCGGCGCCACCCGAGGCCCTGCCGCCGCCCGAGGCGCTGCGCGTTGGCGCGCAGCAGGTGCTGGGCCGCGAGAGCTGGTCGGTCGCCAGCGTCACCACAGCCAGGCTGGGGGCCGCCGAGGGCGAGCTGCCCTTCGTGCCGATGCTGGAGCGCGCCTATGTCGTGGCCGAACTGCGCAATGCGCGCGGCGAGGTCGCCAGCATCGACTACGGCCCGGCCAGCGAAGGCCGGCCGCCGCGCTGGTACGTCGGCCGCGGCCTGCAGCTCGCCGAGCTGACGCTGTCGGGCCTGCGCGAGGACGGCAGCACGCGCGATCTGAAGGGGCGCACGCTCGCCTGCCCGAGTTGCGGTGCGTCGGTGGCGGTGCAGCTCGACAGCACGCAGTCGATCGTCTGCGCGCAGTGCCATGCGGTGGTCGATCTGGGCGCACCCGGCGCGCAGGGCGCGGGTGCCGACCTGAAGCACTACGCCCAGGACACCCCGGGCGCCACCGGCGGCGAGCCGCTGATCGCGCTGGGCCGCAGCGGCACGCTGACCCTCGGCGCTGGCGGGCCGCTCCCCTGGCAGGTGGTCGGCTACGTCGAGCGCTGCACGCTGCCCGAGGCCGGCGACGACGAGCAGAGCTTCTGGCGCGAGTACCTGCTCTACAACCGCCAGGCCGGCTTCGCCTTCCTGGTCGATGCCGAGGACGGCTGGAGCTGGGTGCGGCCGCTGACCGGCGCGCCGCAGGTCAGCGGCGCCACCGCCCGCTGGCAGGGCGACAGCTACCGCGAGCTCTACCGCTACAGCGGCCAGATCACCTACGTGCTCGGCGAGTTCTACTGGCGGCTGGCGCGCGGCGAGCGCACCCGCAACACCGATTACCGCGGCCCCGGCGGCAAGCAGCTCAACCGCGAGCAGACCGGCGAGGGCGGTGACGCCGAGGTCACCTGGTCGGCCGGCGCGGCGCTCGACGCCGACGTGCTGTTCAAGGCCTTCAAGCTCGACGACGGCCAGCGCGCCGCGCTGCAGCGCGACGCCAAGCCGGTGTCGACAAAGGGCTTCGGCGGCATGGCCGGGCTGTTCCTCTTCCTGCTGTTCGTCGTGGTCGTCTTCTCGATGGTGCGTTGCGGCCGCGACGACTGCAGCGAGCTGCGCCGCACCTACGGCGAGGCCAGCAACGAATACCAGAGTTGCGCGCGCAACAGCGGCAGCGGCGTGCGCAGCTCGGGCGGGTCCTACGGCGGTTTCAGCACCGGTGGCGGCGGGCACAAGTAA
- the murU gene encoding N-acetylmuramate alpha-1-phosphate uridylyltransferase MurU, with protein MNAPALILAAGRGERMSPLTDHTPKPLLPVHGKPLIEWQLEALARDGVRHVVINTAWLEEQFPATLGDGSRFGLSIRYSMEGRHYGGALETAGGIATALPLLQSDTFWVMAGDAYMPGFRFDALHVNDFMAGGDLAHLWLVPNPPQHPCGDFGLSDKGRILAGDDAAVITRYTYSTVGLFQSRLVEGVPPGQKAPLRPHFDAAIARDRISGSLYLGPWTDVGTPQRWQALQDGS; from the coding sequence ATGAACGCGCCCGCATTGATCCTCGCCGCCGGCCGCGGCGAGCGCATGAGCCCGCTGACCGACCACACACCCAAGCCGCTGCTGCCGGTGCACGGCAAGCCGCTGATCGAGTGGCAGCTGGAGGCGCTGGCGCGCGACGGCGTGCGCCACGTGGTCATCAACACCGCCTGGCTCGAGGAGCAGTTCCCGGCCACGCTGGGCGACGGTTCGCGCTTCGGGCTGAGCATCCGCTACTCGATGGAAGGCCGGCACTACGGCGGCGCGCTCGAAACCGCCGGCGGGATCGCCACCGCGCTGCCGCTGTTGCAATCGGACACCTTTTGGGTCATGGCGGGCGATGCCTACATGCCCGGCTTCCGATTCGATGCGCTGCACGTGAACGACTTCATGGCCGGTGGCGATCTGGCCCACCTCTGGCTCGTGCCCAACCCGCCGCAACACCCCTGCGGCGACTTCGGCCTCAGTGACAAAGGCCGCATCCTGGCGGGCGACGATGCGGCGGTCATCACTCGTTACACGTACTCCACGGTGGGCTTGTTCCAATCGAGACTGGTCGAGGGCGTGCCGCCGGGGCAGAAGGCGCCGCTGCGACCTCATTTCGATGCGGCGATCGCCCGCGACCGGATCAGCGGCAGCCTCTACCTGGGGCCCTGGACCGACGTCGGTACGCCGCAACGCTGGCAGGCCTTGCAGGATGGGAGTTGA
- a CDS encoding potassium channel beta subunit family protein — translation MQYRRLGRSGLQVSELSLGSWVTYHNQVDVSAAKDMLAAAFDAGVNFFDNAEIYANGRSESIMGEALRQLGLPRLDVVVSTKFFWGLDRAKPGERPRINGQDTLNRKYLHQAIDGALRRLQLDFVDLVFCHRPDPHTPIEETVWAFHDLITRGKLLYWGTSEWSAQEIRAAWEIADRHHLHKPVMEQPQYHLFHRRRVEEEYARLYEDIGLGLTTWSPLASGLLTGKYRRGIPEGSRGALENMAFLRDGLTDPAKNAAVGQLEEIAADLGGTVAQLAIAWANRNPRVSTVILGASRIAQLQDNLKALTLAPRLTPEVLARIDAVTKPLAA, via the coding sequence ATGCAATACCGCCGTCTCGGCCGCTCGGGCCTGCAGGTCAGTGAACTGTCGCTCGGGTCCTGGGTGACCTATCACAACCAGGTCGATGTGAGCGCCGCGAAGGACATGCTCGCGGCTGCCTTCGATGCCGGCGTCAACTTCTTCGACAACGCCGAGATCTATGCCAACGGCCGCAGCGAGTCGATCATGGGCGAGGCGCTGCGCCAGCTCGGGCTGCCACGGCTCGACGTTGTCGTGTCGACCAAGTTCTTCTGGGGACTGGACCGTGCGAAACCGGGCGAGCGGCCGCGCATCAACGGACAGGACACGCTGAATCGCAAATACCTGCACCAGGCGATCGACGGCGCGCTGCGGCGGCTGCAGCTTGATTTCGTCGACCTCGTGTTCTGCCACCGGCCCGACCCGCACACCCCGATCGAGGAGACGGTTTGGGCCTTCCACGACCTCATCACCCGCGGCAAGCTGCTCTACTGGGGCACCAGCGAATGGAGCGCCCAGGAGATCCGTGCCGCCTGGGAGATCGCGGACCGGCACCACCTGCACAAGCCGGTGATGGAGCAGCCGCAGTACCACCTGTTCCACCGCCGCCGCGTCGAGGAGGAGTACGCGCGGCTCTATGAGGACATCGGGCTGGGCCTGACCACCTGGAGCCCGTTGGCGAGCGGCCTACTGACTGGCAAGTACCGACGCGGCATCCCCGAGGGCAGCCGTGGCGCGCTCGAGAACATGGCCTTCCTGCGCGACGGCCTCACGGATCCGGCGAAGAACGCCGCGGTCGGCCAGCTCGAGGAGATTGCCGCCGATCTGGGCGGCACGGTCGCGCAGCTCGCGATCGCCTGGGCGAACCGCAATCCGCGCGTCAGCACCGTGATCCTCGGGGCCAGCCGCATCGCACAGCTGCAAGACAACCTGAAGGCCTTGACGCTCGCGCCGCGGCTCACGCCGGAGGTGCTGGCACGGATCGACGCGGTGACGAAGCCGCTGGCAGCCTGA
- the speD gene encoding adenosylmethionine decarboxylase, whose product MQGLHLTADLSGCRRGSPALVDVSALRALCLGAVLDAGLQPVGECFHPFPSEDGEPRGVTGVLLLAESHLAVHTWPELDAVTLDVYACHRHADNSARAEVVIARLIEAFAPARAERHALRRGAAT is encoded by the coding sequence ATGCAGGGTCTGCACCTCACCGCCGATTTGAGCGGCTGCCGCCGCGGCAGCCCGGCCCTGGTCGACGTGTCGGCGCTGCGCGCGCTGTGCCTGGGGGCCGTTCTCGACGCCGGCCTGCAGCCGGTCGGCGAGTGCTTCCATCCCTTCCCTTCCGAGGACGGCGAACCGCGCGGCGTCACCGGCGTGCTGCTGCTGGCCGAATCGCATCTCGCGGTGCACACGTGGCCCGAGCTGGACGCGGTGACGCTCGACGTGTATGCGTGCCACCGCCACGCCGACAACTCGGCGCGTGCCGAGGTCGTGATCGCGCGGCTGATCGAGGCCTTCGCGCCGGCGCGCGCCGAACGCCATGCGCTGCGCCGCGGGGCGGCCACATGA
- a CDS encoding DUF350 domain-containing protein: protein MMGMEWLRPGVFFGSILFALIGVLVFWICFVIIDKLTPYDLWAEIVEKQNKALALVVAAMCLAIGLIVAAAIHG, encoded by the coding sequence ATGATGGGTATGGAGTGGCTGAGGCCAGGGGTCTTCTTCGGCTCGATCCTGTTCGCGCTGATCGGCGTGCTGGTGTTCTGGATCTGTTTCGTGATCATCGACAAGCTCACGCCCTACGACCTGTGGGCTGAGATCGTCGAGAAGCAGAACAAGGCGCTGGCACTGGTGGTGGCGGCGATGTGCCTGGCGATCGGGCTGATCGTCGCCGCGGCGATCCATGGCTGA
- a CDS encoding aminopeptidase P N-terminal domain-containing protein codes for MSPSVYAERRARLSTALREAGGGIAVLPTAPERTRNADSEHPYRHDSAFYYLTGFSEPGALLVLDAAGRSLLLCRPKDEEREIWDGYRLGPESAPAALGIDEAMPIEALDTVLPQRLANCPAVWFPFGGHDGLASRVAGWLDNVRARSRAGIESPTQQRDLARLIDEMRLFKDPHEVALMRRAGEIGAAGHVRAMQACRPGLREYQLEAELLHEFRRSGASGPAYTSIVAAGRNACVLHYAAGDAELRPGELCLIDAGCEYGSYASDITRSFPVDGRYTAPQRALYELVLAAQEAAIAHTRPGARKTDSHWAAVRALSVGLLDLGLLDRDRHGTVDDVVASAAYRRFYMHGTGHWLGLDVHDAGEYLALDEAPIEQPDGLGGLTIKKPSRRLQPGMVVTIEPGLYVRPAPDVPECYWHLGIRIEDDALVTPDGCELLSRGVPVRPDEIEALMRG; via the coding sequence ATGAGCCCCTCCGTCTATGCCGAGCGCCGCGCACGCCTGAGCACCGCGCTGCGCGAGGCCGGTGGCGGCATCGCCGTGCTGCCGACCGCGCCGGAGCGCACCCGCAACGCCGACAGCGAACACCCTTATCGCCACGACAGCGCGTTCTACTACCTGACCGGGTTCTCCGAGCCGGGCGCGCTGCTCGTCCTCGACGCCGCCGGTCGCAGCCTGCTGCTGTGCCGCCCGAAGGACGAGGAACGCGAGATCTGGGACGGCTACCGGCTCGGCCCCGAATCGGCGCCCGCCGCGCTGGGCATCGACGAGGCGATGCCGATCGAGGCGCTGGACACGGTGTTGCCGCAGCGGCTCGCCAACTGCCCGGCGGTGTGGTTCCCGTTCGGCGGACACGACGGGCTCGCGTCGCGCGTCGCCGGCTGGCTGGACAACGTGCGTGCGCGTTCACGCGCCGGCATCGAGTCGCCGACGCAGCAGCGCGACCTGGCTCGGTTGATCGACGAAATGCGCCTGTTCAAGGACCCGCACGAGGTGGCGCTGATGCGCCGCGCCGGCGAAATCGGCGCGGCCGGGCATGTGCGCGCCATGCAGGCCTGCCGGCCCGGCCTGCGTGAGTACCAGCTCGAGGCCGAACTGCTGCACGAGTTCCGCCGCAGTGGCGCCAGCGGCCCGGCCTACACGAGCATCGTCGCCGCGGGCCGCAACGCCTGCGTGCTGCACTACGCTGCCGGCGACGCTGAGCTGCGGCCCGGCGAGCTGTGCCTGATCGACGCCGGCTGCGAATACGGCAGCTATGCGAGCGACATCACGCGCAGCTTTCCGGTCGACGGCCGCTACACGGCGCCGCAACGTGCGCTCTATGAACTGGTGCTGGCCGCCCAGGAGGCCGCGATCGCCCACACCCGGCCCGGCGCCCGCAAGACCGACAGCCACTGGGCTGCGGTGCGCGCGCTGAGCGTCGGCCTGCTGGACCTGGGTCTGCTCGACCGCGACCGGCACGGCACGGTCGACGACGTGGTGGCCAGCGCCGCCTACAGGCGCTTCTACATGCACGGCACCGGCCACTGGCTGGGGCTGGACGTGCATGATGCCGGCGAGTACCTCGCCCTCGACGAGGCGCCGATCGAGCAGCCCGACGGGCTCGGCGGCCTCACCATCAAGAAGCCCTCGCGCCGTCTGCAGCCGGGCATGGTGGTCACGATCGAGCCCGGGCTCTACGTGCGGCCGGCCCCCGACGTGCCGGAGTGCTACTGGCACCTCGGCATCCGCATCGAGGACGACGCGCTCGTCACGCCCGACGGCTGCGAGCTGCTGAGCCGGGGCGTGCCGGTGCGGCCCGACGAGATCGAGGCGCTGATGCGCGGCTGA
- a CDS encoding polyamine aminopropyltransferase: MSEPAALDGAADGRAAAAVRPAEVALLASVFVVAACGLVYELAAGALASYLLGDSVLQFSTVIGAYLFAMGIGSWLSRHIERQLVANFLRIELLIGLIGGLMPAALFVAHSLLPVSAVAPFRALLYGLVLAVGILVGLEIPLVMRLLKRHFSERYALKDLVSQVLTFDYLGALAVSVAFPLLLVPQLGLVRTGVVFGLLNVVVAVWALWLFRAELRAWRAHALACAAVLAALGAALIGADRLTTWAEDRFYGDRIVFSQSSPYQRVVVTSGAAGVRLFLNGNLQFHSRDEYRYHEALVHPAMAAHGAPKRVLVLGGGDGMAVREVLKHSTVEHVTLVELDPAMTRLFSTEPLLIALNGGALKSPKLTIVNDDAFGWLDRHDALFDVIVVDFPDPSNHAIGKLYSTSFYALMARHLAASGYAVVQTTSPLIARKSFWTVVSTIEAVGLQASPYHAHVPSFGEWGFVLAGQRPLATPRRLPEGLRFLTVEGLPALFDFPPDMARVPAEPNRLSTQGLVHTFEEEWGRVHQ; this comes from the coding sequence GTGAGCGAACCGGCGGCACTCGATGGCGCGGCCGACGGCCGCGCGGCGGCAGCGGTGCGACCGGCCGAGGTGGCCTTGCTCGCCTCGGTGTTCGTCGTCGCGGCCTGCGGCCTGGTCTACGAGCTCGCAGCAGGGGCGCTGGCGAGCTACCTGCTCGGCGACTCGGTCCTGCAATTCAGCACCGTCATCGGCGCCTACCTGTTCGCGATGGGCATCGGCTCCTGGCTGTCGCGCCACATCGAGCGCCAACTGGTCGCGAACTTCCTGCGCATCGAGCTGCTGATCGGCCTGATCGGCGGGCTGATGCCGGCGGCACTGTTCGTCGCGCACAGCCTGCTGCCGGTCAGCGCGGTCGCGCCCTTCCGTGCCCTGCTCTACGGGCTGGTGCTGGCGGTGGGCATCCTGGTGGGCCTGGAGATCCCGCTGGTGATGCGCCTGCTCAAGCGCCACTTCAGCGAGCGTTACGCGCTGAAGGACCTGGTGTCGCAGGTGCTGACCTTCGACTATCTCGGAGCGCTGGCCGTGTCGGTCGCGTTCCCGCTGCTGCTCGTGCCGCAGCTCGGGCTGGTCCGCACCGGCGTGGTGTTCGGCCTGCTGAACGTCGTCGTCGCGGTGTGGGCGCTGTGGCTCTTCCGGGCAGAACTGAGGGCCTGGCGCGCCCATGCGCTGGCCTGCGCTGCCGTGCTCGCGGCGCTCGGTGCGGCGCTGATCGGGGCCGACCGGCTCACGACCTGGGCTGAGGACCGCTTCTACGGCGACCGCATCGTCTTCAGCCAGAGCTCGCCCTACCAGCGCGTCGTCGTCACGTCGGGGGCGGCCGGCGTGCGGCTGTTCCTCAACGGCAACCTGCAGTTCCACTCGCGCGACGAGTACCGCTACCACGAGGCGCTGGTGCATCCGGCGATGGCGGCGCATGGCGCGCCCAAGCGGGTTCTGGTGCTCGGCGGCGGCGACGGCATGGCGGTGCGCGAGGTGCTGAAGCACTCGACGGTCGAGCACGTCACGCTGGTCGAGCTGGACCCGGCGATGACGCGCCTGTTCTCGACCGAACCGCTGCTGATCGCACTGAATGGCGGGGCGCTGAAGTCGCCCAAGCTCACGATCGTCAACGACGATGCCTTTGGCTGGCTGGACCGCCACGACGCGCTGTTCGACGTGATCGTGGTCGACTTCCCCGACCCCAGCAACCACGCGATCGGCAAGCTCTACTCGACCAGCTTCTACGCGCTGATGGCCCGCCATCTCGCGGCCTCCGGCTACGCGGTGGTGCAGACCACCTCGCCGCTGATCGCGCGCAAGAGCTTCTGGACGGTGGTGAGCACCATCGAGGCCGTGGGCCTGCAGGCGTCGCCCTATCACGCGCACGTGCCGAGCTTCGGCGAATGGGGCTTCGTGTTGGCCGGTCAACGTCCGCTGGCCACGCCGCGCCGACTGCCCGAGGGCTTGCGCTTCCTGACCGTCGAGGGCCTGCCCGCGCTGTTCGACTTCCCGCCCGACATGGCCCGCGTGCCCGCCGAGCCCAACCGCCTCAGCACCCAGGGGCTGGTGCACACCTTCGAAGAGGAATGGGGTCGCGTCCACCAGTGA